GACCGGCTGACCTTGATGCTGGACTGGTTCGTCAACCCCGACCATGCGCCGATCATTCTGGCACAGGAACTGGGGTATTTCACCGAGGCCGGGCTGGAGGTAGAGATCGTCACCCCTTCGGACCCCAACGCCCCGCCCCGCATGGCCGCGGCGGGGCGCGTCGATCTGGCGGTCAGCTACCAGCCGCAACTGCACCTCAGCCGCCATGCCGGGCTGGACCTGCGCCGGGTCGGAACGCTGATTTCCAGCCCGCTCACCTGCCTTGTGGTGCTGGCCGATGGCCCGGTGCGCAGCGTCGATGATCTGCGCGGCGGCAAGGTCGGTTTCGCCGTCGCGGGCGTGCAAGAGGTGATGCTGGATGCCATGCTGGCGCATAACGGCGTGGCCCCCGAAGAGGTCGAGCAGATCAACATTGGCTGGTCGATCTCGCCCGCCTTGATGTCGGGGCAGGTGGATGGCGTGATCGGCGCATTCCGAAACTTCGAGCTGAACCAACTGGCGCTTGAGGGCATTGAAGGGCGTTGTTTCTACCCCGAGGCCGAGGGCGTGCCCGCCTATGATGAGCTGATCTATGTCGCCAGTCCTGCGGACATGGATGCAGGCGCCATCGCACGGTTTCTGGATGCGACAGAACGCGCGGCGGGCTATATCCTGAACCAGCCCGATGCCGCATGGGACACTTTTGCCGCCACCGCATCCGAACTGCAGACGGAACTGAACGCCCGCGCGTGGGGCGATACATGGCCGCGCTTTGCCACCCGCCCCGCCGCGCTGGACGCGGGCCGCTATGCACGGTTCGAGGCGTTTCTGGCCGCGCGCGGCGCAACACCCGGCGGCCTTGGCGTCGGAGAACTGGCGCTGGATGTGACGGCGCTGGACGGTGCGGTTCCATGAGCGCGCCCGATTA
This DNA window, taken from Roseicitreum antarcticum, encodes the following:
- a CDS encoding ABC transporter substrate-binding protein, which codes for MHRLLSTVALCATLATPAAAQDRLTLMLDWFVNPDHAPIILAQELGYFTEAGLEVEIVTPSDPNAPPRMAAAGRVDLAVSYQPQLHLSRHAGLDLRRVGTLISSPLTCLVVLADGPVRSVDDLRGGKVGFAVAGVQEVMLDAMLAHNGVAPEEVEQINIGWSISPALMSGQVDGVIGAFRNFELNQLALEGIEGRCFYPEAEGVPAYDELIYVASPADMDAGAIARFLDATERAAGYILNQPDAAWDTFAATASELQTELNARAWGDTWPRFATRPAALDAGRYARFEAFLAARGATPGGLGVGELALDVTALDGAVP